The following are from one region of the Dermacentor albipictus isolate Rhodes 1998 colony chromosome 5, USDA_Dalb.pri_finalv2, whole genome shotgun sequence genome:
- the LOC139060007 gene encoding uncharacterized protein has protein sequence MSTYTRLAAVFVVAVLLCARTSGQGNSYSVSSFHHESFGPDGVVTGRSGYKDSSGKSRFTHYQVDKDGRRKFIRDDPEGDIESRSLLPDPSKTGFPGGFPGFGDPHFDLFKALGFPKDTFFPTFPKDLLPRDLLPSSGNGKSGDFGQGVQGRKGIGNSFPTTSTTNFFGGALLPPLIATQYFLPPDLLPRELQTTPSPASGEAKPLQLAPQDKRIPPPPVPREHANERYSLQ, from the exons ATG TCGACGTACACACGGTTGGCCGCGGTGTTCGTGGTGGCCGTCCTGCTATGCGCCCGGACGTCGGGCCAGGGCAATTCGTATTCGGTCAGCAGCTTCCACCACGAGAGCTTCGGACCCGACGGCGTGGTGACGGGCCGCTCGGGCTACAAGGACTCGTCCGGCAAGAGCCGCTTCACGCACTACCAGGTGGACAAGGACGGCAGGCGTAAGTTCATCCGCGACGACCCCGAGGGCGACATCGAGTCCAGGAGCCTGCTGCCGGACCCGTCCAAGACTGGCTTCCCCGGAGGATTCCCCGGCTTCGGAGACCCGCATTTCGATTTGTTCAA GGCTCTGGGCTTCCCGAAGGACACCTTCTTCCCCACTTTCCCCAAGGACCTGCTTCCTCGTGACCTCCTGCCATCCTCTGGAAATGGCAAATCTGGAGACTTCGGGCAGGGAGTGCAAGGACGCAAGGGCATCGGGAACAGCTTCCC AACCACGTCGACGACCAACTTCTTCGGTGGAGCTCTACTGCCACCACTCATCGCCACGCAATACTTCTTACCGCCTGACCTGCTTCCGCGAGAACTGCAGACGACACCGTCCCCTGCATCCGGCGAGGCCAAGCCCTTGCAACTCGCTCCTCAGGACAAGCGGATCCCTCCGCCACCAGTGCCTAGGGAACACGCAAATGAACGTTACAGTCTGCAGTGA